A portion of the Salvelinus fontinalis isolate EN_2023a chromosome 32, ASM2944872v1, whole genome shotgun sequence genome contains these proteins:
- the LOC129831354 gene encoding choline transporter-like protein 4: MGKKLKEESLDPVDSSEYGEPAQYDPTFNGPIRKRGCTDVICCVLFMVVILGYMAVGILAWLYGDPRHVLYPRNSTGMFCGIGLNVAQPSVFYFDILKCATSINVMAAVLNGLQCPTTQVCVEKCPDVFWALNPLAYLPKANPQDYFNQSLCVPSFDLASTKLKVKEIVDQELCPFFYTPTISVLGRCIPDVTALKNIPKDFANTPGLPSSINDTVNGIRNATGDIVNGFNAKEIGVRIFEDFASSWQWIIAALVIAMVVSFLFLLLLRFIAPVMVWVLIFGVLAVGAYGIYHCWWEYDNYRKSTVSITDIGFTTDFKVYLQVKETWLAFLIILSVVEGILLLTLIFLRTRILIAIALIQESSKAVSHMMSTLFYPLVTFVLLVVCVAYWGITALYLATSGIPVYKVVTLNSTQGNCGQIGGNVTCDPQTFYNSTDYSWCPSARCIFIKYNNEGLLQRNLFNLQIYNVVAFLWCINFVIALGQCTLAGAFASYYWAFSKPSDIPTFPLSQAFIRTLRYHVGSLAFGALILTLIQVVRIILEYLDHKTRAAQNPCARFLMCCLKCCFWCLEKFIKFLNRNAYIMIAVYGKNFCVSAKNAFMLLMRNIVRVVVLDKVTDLLLFFGKLLVVGGVGVLAFFFFSGRIRLPGSNFRTEMLNYYWMPIIVVVVGAYLIAHGFFSVYNMCVDTLFLCFLEDLERHDGTMQKPYYMSKNLMKILNKKNKGPKKGKGKD; encoded by the exons ATGGGTAAAAAACTGAAGGAAGAGAGCTTGGATCCCGTAGATTCGTCGGAATATG GGGAACCTGCTCAGTATGACCCCACCTTCAATGGACCCATTCGGAAAAG AGGCTGCACTGATGTCATCTGCTGTGTTCTCTTCATGGTCGTGATCCTTGGCTACATGGCAGTGGGAATTTTGG CCTGGCTTTATGGTGATCCCCGGCACGTCCTCTACCCACGGAACTCTACTGGAATGTTCTGTGGCATCGGGCTCAATGT AGCTCAACCCAGCGTGTTCTACTTTGACATACTGAAATGTGCCACATCAATCAACGTCATGGCCGCCGTCCTTAATGGGTTACAGTGCCCCACCACACAA GTGTGTGTGGAAAAGTGCCCAGATGTATTCTGGGCTCTGAATCCTTTGGCCTACTTACCGAAAGCCAACCCACAAGACTACTTCAACCAATCACTCTGCGTGCCATCCTTTGACCTAGCATCAACTAAACTG AAAGTTAAAGAAATTGTGGATCAAGAGCTGTGCCCGTTCTTCTACACTCCTACAATCTCTG TGCTGGGAAGATGCATACCTGATGTTACCGCTCTGAAAAATATTCCTAAAGACTTTGCCAATACGCCAGGCTTGCCATCAAGCATCAATGATACAGTCAATGGCATCAGGAATGCCACAGG TGACATAGTAAACGGCTTCAATGCCAAGGAGATCGGAGTGAGAATCTTTGAGGACTTTGCGTCATCATGGCAGTGGATCATCGC tgcTCTAGTCATAGCCATGGTTGTCAGTTTTCTGTTCCTCCTCCTGTTGCGGTTCATCGCCCCTGTTATGGTCTGGGTCCTTATATTTGGAGTTTTGGCAGTAGGTGCCTATG gtatATATCACTGCTGGTGGGAATACGACAACTACAGAAAGTCGACCGTCTCCATCACTGACATAGGCTTCACCACCGacttcaaggtctaccttcaggTCAAGGAGACCTGGCTGGCCTTCC TGATAATCCTATCTGTGGTAGAGGGTATTCTTCTCCTGACCTTGATCTTTCTACGGACCAGAATCCTCATCGCCATCGCTCTCATCCAGGAGTCCAGCAA GGCTGTCAGTCACATGATGTCTACACTGTTCTACCCTCTCGTCACCTTTGTTCTCCTGGTGGTGTGTGTGGCCTACTGGGGTATCACTGCTCT GTATCTGGCCACTTCAGGCATTCCAGTGTACAAAGTGGTGACTCTCAACTCTACTCAGGGTAACTGTGGCCAAATCGGCGGCAATGTGACCTGTGACCCACAG aCATTCTACAACTCTACAGACTACTCGTGGTGCCCGTCGGCGCGCTGCATCTTCATCAAGTACAACAACGAGGGCCTGCTGCAGAGGAACCTGTTTAACCTGCAGATCTACAACGTGGTGGCCTTCCTGTGGTGCATCAACTTTGTCATCGCCCTGGGCCAGTGCACCCTGGCTGGGGCCTTCGCCTCCTACTACTGGGCCTTCAGCAAGCCCTCAGACATCCCCACCTTCCCCTTGTCCCAGGCCTTCATCCGCACGCTACG ATACCATGTTGGCTCCCTGGCGTTTGGTGCTTTGATCCTCACCCTCATCCAGGTAGTTCGAATCATCCTGGAGTACCTGGACCACAAGACCAGAG cgGCTCAAAACCCCTGTGCTCGGTTCCTTATGTGCTGTCTGAAGTGTTGCTTCTGGTGTCTGGAGAAGTTCATCAAGTTCCTCAATAGAAACGCCTACATCATG ATTGCCGTATATGGAAAAAACTTCTGTGTCTCCGCGAAAAACGCATTCATGCTTCTAATGAGGAACATTGTCAG GGTGGTGGTGTTAGATAAAGTGACGGACCTGCTGCTCTTCTTTGGGAAGCTGCTAGTGGTGGGAGGAGTAG gTGTCCTGGCTTTCTTTTTCTTCTCTGGCAGAATAAGACTACCAGGCAGCAATTTCCGTACTGAAATGCTCAACTACTACTGGATGCCCATTATT GTGGTTGTGGTGGGAGCGTACCTCATTGCTCATGGATTCTTCAGTGTGTACAACATGTGTGTGGACACACTTTTCCTCTGCTTCT TGGAGGACTTGGAGCGACATGACGGAACGATGCAGAAGCCATACTACATGTCCAAGAACCTGATGAAAATCCTCAATAAAAAGAACAAGGGACCTAAAAAGGGCAAAGGAAAGGATTGA